The Cloacibacillus sp. DNA window CAGCGCCGCATAAAAGATGCGGTCGAACGAGTCAGGCAGATGCGTTTTTCCTATGTCTCGCGCGCAAAAGAGAGTCCTGCCGCAGCACCGGCCGCCGTATCGGGACATTTCATCCTCACCGTTGATGGGAAAAGCTATGATATAACATGTCAGGAAATAAAGGAGTGATTCGACCATGTATAAGGTTGACTTAAACAGCGATATCGGAGAAAGCTTCGGAGCCTACACAATGGGACGCGACGCGGCGGTGATGGACGCGGTGACCTCCGCGAACGTAGCCTGCGGATTCCACGCGGGAGACCCGCTCGTTATGAAAAAGACGCTTTCCGCCTGCGCCGAAAAGGGCGTAGCGGCGGGCGCGCACCCGGGATATCCAGACCTTGTGGGCTTCGGCCGCAGAAACATGAAATGCACGCCGGACGAAGAATATTCCGACTGCCTCTATCAGATAGGCGCGCTTGCCGCCTTCTGCCGCGCAAACGGCATGACGCTCCAGCACGTCAAACCGCACGGCGCCATGTACAACCAGGCGGCGAAAGACCCTGCGCTTGCAAAAGCTATAGCCCGCGCCGTAAAGGACGCGGGAGAAGATATAATCCTCATGGGCCTTGCAAATTCGGAGTTTGAACAGGCGGCGAAAGAGGCGGGCATCCCGTTCGCGGCTGAGGCCTTCGCGGACCGCGGATACATGCCCGACGGCTCGCTCGTGCCGCGCTCCCAGCCCGGCGCCGTCATCCACGACGCTTGCGCCGCTGCAAAGCGCGTCGTCCGAATGGTGACGGAGGGCACCGTAGAGGCTGTCGACGGAACTATCATCAATTTCAGGCCGCAGTCCATCTGTATGCACGGCGACACGCCCGAAGCAGTTGAAATGGCAAAGGCCGTGCGCGCCGCACTTGAAGCAGCCGGCGTAAAGGTAACTAATCTAAAGGAGGTAGTTCTGGGATGACGCTTCCATTTGACGTAGCTCCTTTTTATTCAACATCGGCAAAAGAGATGCGCGAGCTTATCCGCGCCGGAGAGTGGAACTATCCCACATCGGGCCTCTGCCACTGCAACGTGCAGGCCAACATGATAGTGCTGCCCAAAGAATGGGCCTATGACTTCCTCGTCTTTGCCCAGCGCAACCCGAAGCCGTGCCCGATACTCGACATCACAGAACCAGGCGAATTTGAGGCCAAACTCATAGCGCCAGGCTCCGACGTCCGCACAGACATCCCGAAGT harbors:
- a CDS encoding 5-oxoprolinase subunit PxpA, which translates into the protein MYKVDLNSDIGESFGAYTMGRDAAVMDAVTSANVACGFHAGDPLVMKKTLSACAEKGVAAGAHPGYPDLVGFGRRNMKCTPDEEYSDCLYQIGALAAFCRANGMTLQHVKPHGAMYNQAAKDPALAKAIARAVKDAGEDIILMGLANSEFEQAAKEAGIPFAAEAFADRGYMPDGSLVPRSQPGAVIHDACAAAKRVVRMVTEGTVEAVDGTIINFRPQSICMHGDTPEAVEMAKAVRAALEAAGVKVTNLKEVVLG